From Lolium perenne isolate Kyuss_39 chromosome 5, Kyuss_2.0, whole genome shotgun sequence, a single genomic window includes:
- the LOC127301919 gene encoding glutathione transferase GST 23, with translation MAEKGVKVFGMWASPMVIRVEWALQLKGVTYEYIDEDLGNKSDALLRHNPLTKKVPVLLHDGKPIAESAIIVEYIDEVWKDGYPIMPADPYERAQARFWAKYADEKCNAAIYPVFTATGEAQSKVVHEAQQCLKTLEKALEGKKFFGGDAFGYLDVIVGWYAHWLPIIEEVSGASVVTEEELPLMKAWFDRILAVDVVKETLPPRDKLLALNKARREQLLSA, from the exons ATGGCTGAGAAGGGCGTGAAGGTGTTTGGCATGTGGGCGAGCCCGATGGTCATCCGGGTGGAGTGGGCGCTCCAGCTGAAGGGCGTCACGTACGAGTACATCGACGAGGACCTCGGCAACAAGAGCGACGCGCTGCTCCGCCACAACCCGCTGACCAAAAAGGTTCCGGTGCTGCTCCACGACGGCAAGCCGATCGCCGAGTCCGCCATCATCGTCGAGTACATTGACGAGGTGTGGAAGGATGGCTACCCGATCATGCCGGCCGACCCCTACGAGCGAGCTCAGGCGAGGTTCTGGGCCAAGTATGCCGACGAGAAG TGCAATGCCGCCATCTACCCGGTATTCACGGCGACCGGCGAAGCACAGAGCAAGGTGGTGCACGaggcccagcagtgtctgaaaacTCTGGAGAAGGCCCTGGAGGGGAAGAAGTTCTTTGGGGGCGACGCCTTCGGATACCTTGACGTTATCGTCGGGTGGTACGCGCACTGGTTGCCAATCATCGAGGAGGTGTCGGGTGCCAGTGTCGTCACCGAAGAGGAGCTTCCTCTTATGAAAGCGTGGTTCGACCGgatcctcgccgtcgacgtggtCAAGGAGACCCTGCCCCCAAGAGACAAGCTCCTAGCGCTCAACAAGGCTCGCCGTGAGCAGCTCCTCTCGGCATAG
- the LOC139831362 gene encoding protein FAR1-RELATED SEQUENCE 5-like isoform X2 yields MEDSSCPPPSAVGSVPGSPRNVPAMESVNCLVMPDYLSDANSIAEINSPMLNIGTSSTPKKRKYFSQDGFLFIPECAEEMKPKVGMLFEEISSAEKFYKQYAHHVGFSVRRGQQLIVKEVLQWKRFKCAREGYRSTKGTVSASPHKKKRKVIKLTRCGCDAQMYVKRDCDGKYKIVSVIEQHNHELVSPSKQHLIRSNRQVNEKAKRVLYDCHKASIGPSKAYRLLHVRDGGFDGVGCTKRDFQNYYNDFKNKIKDCDAQMLVDQLGRMKKLNAAFFYEYEVDEHGKMVRLFWADATSRKNYKHFPDVLSFDSTYSTNQYDMVFAPFTGINHHMQSVFFAAGFLADETIEEYTWMFQAFLRAMGGIAPRLIITDECARIAGAIRAVLPNSVHRLCMWHILQKVRDKVEPSVAGDEKFWERLNKCVWRSETPAKFEERWHSLISDFKLEGNVWLAKRFDLRKSWIPAYFMDIPLAGILRTTSRSESENAFFKSFVGRKLAYVEFWLRFDTALQCQRQEELIADNSSIHTTPTLLTTWEIERQGSEIFTHEVFALFQKQVNAAREDCDVQTTTIVDGTKIFEVSDAWGVREVHFDSTTMIAKCSCKLFECKGILCRHIIRVFRASKLNELPSIYVLKRWEKKCKRDAVYDGEGNLLEENAISSAETAIRRKIATARNMVEEIIRDARTSEEVIDFVNTGLSNLQSSLVQKFQTVPPTRHEEQETFIGTSIPTQVAVLTASDTCSRGTCARIRGHRDDAKRGAGKKKKKDPNLKVPRQCGLCKEVGFHDARKCPKKT; encoded by the exons ATGGAAGACAGTAGCTGCCCACCGCCATCAGCTGTTGGGTCTGTTCCTGGAAGTCCACGAAATGTACCAG CAATGGAATCAGTTAATTGTTTGGTAATGCCAGATTATTTGAGCGATGCAAACTCTATTGCTGAGATCAACTCCCCGATGCTGAATATTGGCACTTCTAGCACACCCAaaaagaggaaatacttctctcaAGAT GGCTTTTTGTTTATCCCTGAATGTGCTGAGGAAATGAAGCCAAAAGTAGGAATGTTGTTTGAAGAGATTTCGTCCGCGGAGAAGTTTTACAAGCAATATGCGCACCACGTTGGATTTTCTGTCCGCCGTGGGCAGCAATTGATAGTGAAGGAGGTACTTCAGTGGAAGCGCTTCAAATGCGCAAGGGAAGGTTACCGGTCAACCAAAGGTACGGTTAGTGCTAGCCCTCACAAGAAAAAACGTAAGGTCATCAAATTGACTAGGTGTGGATGTGATGCTCAGATGTACGTCAAACGAGATTGTGATGGAAAATATAAAATCGTCTCTGTTATTGAGCAGCACAACCATGAACTAGTGTCACCTAGCAAGCAACACTTGATCAGATCAAACCGACAAGTCAATGAAAAGGCGAAGAGAGTATTATATGATTGCCATAAAGCTAGCATCGGCCCTAGCAAAGCATATCGATTGCTTCATGTTCGTGATGGAGGGTTTGATGGCGTGGGCTGCACAAAAAGAGACTTTCAGAATTATTACAACGACTTCAAAAATAAAATCAAGGACTGTGATGCACAAATGCTAGTGGACCAGCTTGGCAGGATGAAGAAACTCAATGCTGCATTCTTTTATGAATATGAAGTCGATGAACATGGTAAGATGGTGCGTTTGTTCTGGGCGGATGCGACCAGCAGGAAAAACTACAAACATTTTCCTGATGTGTTGTCCTTCGATTCTACATACAGTACTAACCAGTACGACATGGTTTTTGCACCCTTCACTGGCATCAACCACCACATGCAAAGTGTTTTCTTTGCTGCTGGATTTCTAGCCGATGAGACAATTGAGGAGTACACTTGGATGTTTCAGGCCTTTCTAAGAGCCATGGGAGGGATAGCACCGAGATTAATCATAACGGATGAGTGTGCTCGTATTGCAGGTGCGATTAGAGCTGTTCTCCCAAATAGCGTTCATAGGTTGTGCATGTGGCACATTCTGCAAAAAGTTCGTGACAAGGTGGAACCTTCTGTTGCAGGCGACGAAAAATTCTGGGAGAGGCTCAACAAGTGTGTGTGGCGATCTGAAACACCTGCCAAATTTGAGGAGAGGTGGCATTCTCTTATATCTGATTTCAAGTTAGAGGGCAATGTTTGGTTAGCAAAACGGTTTGATCTCCGAAAGTCGTGGATACCGGCGTATTTCATGGACATTCCTTTGGCGGGTATTCTTCGAACCACTTCGAGGTCTGAGAGCGAAAATGCCTTTTTCAAGAGTTTTGTTGGCCGCAAGCTGGCTTACGTTGAGTTTTGGCTGCGGTTTGACACAGCTTTGCAATGTCAAAGGCAGGAAGAGTTGATAGCCGACAACTCAAGTATACACACAACACCTACTCTGCTCACAACATGGGAAATAGAAAGGCAAGGTAGTGAGATATTCACGCATGAGGTATTCGCTTTATTTCAGAAACAGGTGAATGCAGCTAGAGAGGATTGTGATGTCCAGACCACAACAATTGTGGATGGGACAAAAATATTTGAGGTTAGCGATGCATGGGGAGTTAGAGAAGTCCATTTCGATAGCACAACCATGATTGCCAAGTGTTCCTGCAAACTTTTTGAGTGTAAAGGAATTCTTTGTCGGCATATTATACGTGTCTTCAGGGCTTCAAAGCTAAATGAGTTACCAAGTATTTATGTTCTAAAAAGATGGGAGAAAAAGTGCAAAAG AGATGCTGTGTATGATGGAGAAGGAAACCTACTCGAAGAAAATGCCATTAGCTCTGCTGAAACGGCGATAAGGAGGAAGATAGCAACCGCCAGAAACATGGTAGAAGAAATCATAAGGGATGCAAGAACATCCGAAGAAGTAATTGACTTTGTTAACACTGGTTTGAGCAACCTCCAATCATCTCTAGTACAGAAATTTCAGACTGTACCACCTACTCGGCATGAAGAACAGGAAACATTTATTGGGACGAGCATTCCAACTCAAGTTGCGGTCTTGACAGCTAGTGATACTTGTTCAAGAGGCACATGCGCGAGAATAAGgggacatagagatgatgcaaaaaGAGGAgcagggaaaaagaagaaaaaagatcCAAATCTGAAAGTCCCACGTCAGTGTGGCCTATGCAAAGAAGTGGGGTTCCATGATGCACGGAAATGTCCGAAGAAAACATAA
- the LOC139831362 gene encoding protein FAR1-RELATED SEQUENCE 5-like isoform X1: MEDSSCPPPSAVGSVPGSPRNVPAMESVNCLVMPDYLSDANSIAEINSPMLNIGTSSTPKKRKYFSQDGFLFIPECAEEMKPKVGMLFEEISSAEKFYKQYAHHVGFSVRRGQQLIVKEVLQWKRFKCAREGYRSTKGTVSASPHKKKRKVIKLTRCGCDAQMYVKRDCDGKYKIVSVIEQHNHELVSPSKQHLIRSNRQVNEKAKRVLYDCHKASIGPSKAYRLLHVRDGGFDGVGCTKRDFQNYYNDFKNKIKDCDAQMLVDQLGRMKKLNAAFFYEYEVDEHGKMVRLFWADATSRKNYKHFPDVLSFDSTYSTNQYDMVFAPFTGINHHMQSVFFAAGFLADETIEEYTWMFQAFLRAMGGIAPRLIITDECARIAGAIRAVLPNSVHRLCMWHILQKVRDKVEPSVAGDEKFWERLNKCVWRSETPAKFEERWHSLISDFKLEGNVWLAKRFDLRKSWIPAYFMDIPLAGILRTTSRSESENAFFKSFVGRKLAYVEFWLRFDTALQCQRQEELIADNSSIHTTPTLLTTWEIERQGSEIFTHEVFALFQKQVNAAREDCDVQTTTIVDGTKIFEVSDAWGVREVHFDSTTMIAKCSCKLFECKGILCRHIIRVFRASKLNELPSIYVLKRWEKKCKRYFSIHLELFLSRVSHFSYSFHRDAVYDGEGNLLEENAISSAETAIRRKIATARNMVEEIIRDARTSEEVIDFVNTGLSNLQSSLVQKFQTVPPTRHEEQETFIGTSIPTQVAVLTASDTCSRGTCARIRGHRDDAKRGAGKKKKKDPNLKVPRQCGLCKEVGFHDARKCPKKT, from the exons ATGGAAGACAGTAGCTGCCCACCGCCATCAGCTGTTGGGTCTGTTCCTGGAAGTCCACGAAATGTACCAG CAATGGAATCAGTTAATTGTTTGGTAATGCCAGATTATTTGAGCGATGCAAACTCTATTGCTGAGATCAACTCCCCGATGCTGAATATTGGCACTTCTAGCACACCCAaaaagaggaaatacttctctcaAGAT GGCTTTTTGTTTATCCCTGAATGTGCTGAGGAAATGAAGCCAAAAGTAGGAATGTTGTTTGAAGAGATTTCGTCCGCGGAGAAGTTTTACAAGCAATATGCGCACCACGTTGGATTTTCTGTCCGCCGTGGGCAGCAATTGATAGTGAAGGAGGTACTTCAGTGGAAGCGCTTCAAATGCGCAAGGGAAGGTTACCGGTCAACCAAAGGTACGGTTAGTGCTAGCCCTCACAAGAAAAAACGTAAGGTCATCAAATTGACTAGGTGTGGATGTGATGCTCAGATGTACGTCAAACGAGATTGTGATGGAAAATATAAAATCGTCTCTGTTATTGAGCAGCACAACCATGAACTAGTGTCACCTAGCAAGCAACACTTGATCAGATCAAACCGACAAGTCAATGAAAAGGCGAAGAGAGTATTATATGATTGCCATAAAGCTAGCATCGGCCCTAGCAAAGCATATCGATTGCTTCATGTTCGTGATGGAGGGTTTGATGGCGTGGGCTGCACAAAAAGAGACTTTCAGAATTATTACAACGACTTCAAAAATAAAATCAAGGACTGTGATGCACAAATGCTAGTGGACCAGCTTGGCAGGATGAAGAAACTCAATGCTGCATTCTTTTATGAATATGAAGTCGATGAACATGGTAAGATGGTGCGTTTGTTCTGGGCGGATGCGACCAGCAGGAAAAACTACAAACATTTTCCTGATGTGTTGTCCTTCGATTCTACATACAGTACTAACCAGTACGACATGGTTTTTGCACCCTTCACTGGCATCAACCACCACATGCAAAGTGTTTTCTTTGCTGCTGGATTTCTAGCCGATGAGACAATTGAGGAGTACACTTGGATGTTTCAGGCCTTTCTAAGAGCCATGGGAGGGATAGCACCGAGATTAATCATAACGGATGAGTGTGCTCGTATTGCAGGTGCGATTAGAGCTGTTCTCCCAAATAGCGTTCATAGGTTGTGCATGTGGCACATTCTGCAAAAAGTTCGTGACAAGGTGGAACCTTCTGTTGCAGGCGACGAAAAATTCTGGGAGAGGCTCAACAAGTGTGTGTGGCGATCTGAAACACCTGCCAAATTTGAGGAGAGGTGGCATTCTCTTATATCTGATTTCAAGTTAGAGGGCAATGTTTGGTTAGCAAAACGGTTTGATCTCCGAAAGTCGTGGATACCGGCGTATTTCATGGACATTCCTTTGGCGGGTATTCTTCGAACCACTTCGAGGTCTGAGAGCGAAAATGCCTTTTTCAAGAGTTTTGTTGGCCGCAAGCTGGCTTACGTTGAGTTTTGGCTGCGGTTTGACACAGCTTTGCAATGTCAAAGGCAGGAAGAGTTGATAGCCGACAACTCAAGTATACACACAACACCTACTCTGCTCACAACATGGGAAATAGAAAGGCAAGGTAGTGAGATATTCACGCATGAGGTATTCGCTTTATTTCAGAAACAGGTGAATGCAGCTAGAGAGGATTGTGATGTCCAGACCACAACAATTGTGGATGGGACAAAAATATTTGAGGTTAGCGATGCATGGGGAGTTAGAGAAGTCCATTTCGATAGCACAACCATGATTGCCAAGTGTTCCTGCAAACTTTTTGAGTGTAAAGGAATTCTTTGTCGGCATATTATACGTGTCTTCAGGGCTTCAAAGCTAAATGAGTTACCAAGTATTTATGTTCTAAAAAGATGGGAGAAAAAGTGCAAAAGGTATTTTTCCATACACCTGGAATTATTTCTTAGTCGTGTATCTCACTTTTCTTATTCTTTTCACAGAGATGCTGTGTATGATGGAGAAGGAAACCTACTCGAAGAAAATGCCATTAGCTCTGCTGAAACGGCGATAAGGAGGAAGATAGCAACCGCCAGAAACATGGTAGAAGAAATCATAAGGGATGCAAGAACATCCGAAGAAGTAATTGACTTTGTTAACACTGGTTTGAGCAACCTCCAATCATCTCTAGTACAGAAATTTCAGACTGTACCACCTACTCGGCATGAAGAACAGGAAACATTTATTGGGACGAGCATTCCAACTCAAGTTGCGGTCTTGACAGCTAGTGATACTTGTTCAAGAGGCACATGCGCGAGAATAAGgggacatagagatgatgcaaaaaGAGGAgcagggaaaaagaagaaaaaagatcCAAATCTGAAAGTCCCACGTCAGTGTGGCCTATGCAAAGAAGTGGGGTTCCATGATGCACGGAAATGTCCGAAGAAAACATAA